The Oscillatoria sp. FACHB-1407 genome includes a window with the following:
- a CDS encoding response regulator translates to MKQSTSIRVLIADDHAIIRRGLATIINHDSEMTVIAQAEDGDQAIALYREHQPDVTLMDLRMPNMGGVEAITAICAEFKHARIAVLTTYDGDDDIYRGLQAGAQGYLLKDAKPSELLNAIRAIHSGEKYIPPAVGAKLLQRMSNPELSERELGVLRLMAQGMSNQVIGTTLSISESTVKAHVNRILSKLGVNDRTQAVIIAIKRGIVNL, encoded by the coding sequence ATGAAACAATCTACTTCGATTCGTGTTCTGATTGCTGATGATCATGCCATTATCAGGCGGGGACTGGCGACCATCATCAACCATGATTCAGAAATGACCGTCATTGCTCAGGCGGAAGATGGTGATCAGGCGATCGCCCTTTATCGTGAACACCAACCTGATGTCACCCTCATGGATCTACGCATGCCCAACATGGGAGGAGTTGAAGCCATTACTGCGATCTGTGCCGAATTTAAACATGCCCGAATTGCTGTGCTCACAACCTACGATGGGGATGATGATATTTATCGTGGCTTGCAGGCAGGTGCTCAGGGCTATCTACTTAAAGATGCTAAACCCAGCGAGCTTTTGAATGCTATTCGCGCCATTCATAGCGGTGAAAAATATATTCCACCCGCTGTTGGAGCAAAATTATTACAGCGGATGAGCAATCCAGAGTTAAGTGAACGAGAGTTAGGGGTGCTCCGTTTGATGGCACAGGGAATGAGTAATCAAGTAATTGGAACGACTTTAAGTATCAGTGAAAGCACTGTTAAGGCACATGTGAATCGTATTTTGAGCAAACTGGGAGTGAATGACCGTACTCAAGCCGTGATTATTGCCATTAAGCGTGGAATTGTTAATTTGTAG
- a CDS encoding AAA family ATPase, with the protein MIVLSGITIQSKIYESSASLVYRGFKEEDGQAIVIKLLKQDYPSPQELTRYRQEYAITRFLDVEGVIRAYSQQDYQRTLAILLEDFGGESLEYWIRQRPEAFCPMPVSNFLPLAINLSSILGKIHAAGVIHKDINPGNIVLNPNTGVVKIIDFGIATQFNRTNPTFKSPHVLEGTLAYLSPEQTGRMNRSIDYRTDFYSLGATFYELLTGQVPFPTTDILELVHCHLAKQPIPLHEFETVGRGVSRMGDESSFVVNAIPKAVSDIVMKLMAKNAEDRYQSAWGIKADLERCLCQLEATGWIDDIQPGLQDVSEQFHIPQKLYGREVEIAALLAAFDRVAEQESAGVEEYGSRGVEEQSNIPLYPSTPLPLQPTHSKLTLVSGYSGVGKSALVQELYRPITARRGYFTSGKFDQLQRNIPYSAIVDALRKLVQQLLSEPDQQVQRWRSHLLNALESNGQLIIDVIPEVELIIGEQPPIPEVGAAEAQNRFNRIFQQFIRVFCSQDHPLVIFLDDLQWIDSATLKLIELMLLDEQTQALFLIGAYRDNEVTAIHPLALSLENLRKQGVVPHNIVLSPLTLEPLNQLIAETLHQTVDTVASLAELVLHKTEGNPFFVGEFLRSLYSENLLNFDLEQRNWQWNIAQIEAQNITDNVVELLLFKLKKLSEDTQQLLQLAACIGAEFDLETLAIVSNQSPQTIFQNLFPAVQTGLIQPLSELDENLLVQEYKFLHDRVQQAAYALIDESQKQGVHLQIGRDLLERTLPEQLAERLFEIVDHLNCGTELITDQSERSKLAELNWQAGQKAMAAMAHEAAFKYFNTGLKLLDVESWQREYNLTLALYSEAAEAAYLSGHYDEMEQLVDVVLSHAKTVLDTVKAYDSRIQSWLSRGDPKEALKAGLKVLQRLGIHLMESPSQLDVQAGLEETASRLAGREIEDLIDLPEMTEPLPLAAIYTLVSTVGSAFNVKPALMVLIVCKMVDLSIAHGNAIWSVLGYAAYGMMLCGVVQDLELGYRFGQLSLNLAKRLNNKRGNCKALLMVNFHIIHWKAHLKETFPSLVEAYQSGIESGEFEFASYCAFSLCYCPFFAGQELTELEQQTAIYRKATAQIRRETAATWLAMLQQTILNLQGQSENPSHLVGCLYDEEQAIAQAIAAKDGTSLHYFYLNKLILCYLFGEYEQAAQTAILSEQYLSAATALVSVPPFHFYDSLIFLSLWANASDAEKENWLNRVNANQEKMQTWAHHAPMNFLHKFQLVEAEKARVLGQFFEAEELYEQAIQGAKENEYLQEEALAYELAAKHYLARGREKFAQLYMKEAHYCYERWGATAKVNDLETRYPQFFPQSLNVAPIPVRTTTGTMSNTSQVAFDLETVIRAFQAISREIELEQLLRSLMQILIENAGAQTGFLILEESGEWTIEATCELVDGEQGCTTQVLQSVPIANRLPESIVHYVIRTHESVILNDATREGNFINEPYIQQNQTQSLLCLPLLNQNKLVGVLYLENQSVTGVFTAERSQLLNLLSTQAAIAIENAKLYSEQHASKSRMTQFLEAIPIGVAVVDAVGRPYYFNQQATQLIGKGVISSVTMDQLTETYQAYIAGTNQKYPTEQLNLYRALRGERTRTDDLEIHRDNTIIRLEIWGTPVFDEQGNVVYGIVAFQDITERKQAEKLLADYNRTLEQQVAERTAALVKSEAELRQVYDELRLREEELRVITDALPVCITYVDANQRYRFANRTYEEWFHRSPGEILGKHVRENLGEASYQVVQPYIDQALAGQITTYEAEIPCVFGKKYISNSLIPDIDSNGQVKGYYGLIADISDRKRAEDSSILEERNRMAREIHDTLAQSFTGILLQVGAATQLLSNDSETDLAHLEILEIIDELARTGLAEARRSVAALRPQLLEEGNLQDAMERLVNQMRVTANTTLIYQAQGEAFPLPAEVENHLLRIGQEALTNAMRYANASEILVELMYNSTQCLLRIKDDGQGFGVGSISSGSGFGLLGMSERAEHIGAQLTIQSQPGQGTEITVIVNRA; encoded by the coding sequence ATGATTGTCTTATCTGGAATTACGATCCAAAGCAAGATCTATGAGAGCTCGGCATCTTTGGTATATCGGGGATTTAAGGAGGAAGATGGTCAGGCGATCGTCATTAAACTGCTCAAGCAAGATTATCCTTCTCCTCAAGAATTAACGCGCTACAGGCAAGAATATGCCATTACCCGGTTTCTAGATGTAGAAGGCGTAATCAGAGCTTATAGTCAGCAGGACTATCAACGTACACTTGCTATTCTTCTGGAAGATTTTGGGGGGGAGTCCCTAGAGTATTGGATACGGCAACGCCCAGAAGCTTTCTGCCCCATGCCTGTCTCTAATTTTCTTCCTCTTGCCATTAATCTCAGCAGCATTTTAGGCAAAATTCATGCGGCGGGTGTGATTCACAAGGATATTAATCCTGGCAACATCGTTCTCAATCCAAATACTGGCGTTGTTAAAATCATTGACTTTGGAATTGCAACTCAATTCAACCGCACCAATCCTACGTTCAAAAGCCCGCATGTATTGGAAGGTACCCTCGCTTATCTCTCTCCAGAGCAGACCGGGCGGATGAACCGTTCAATTGATTACCGTACCGATTTTTACTCGCTTGGAGCGACGTTTTACGAATTACTCACCGGACAAGTGCCGTTTCCAACAACAGATATTCTTGAACTTGTCCATTGTCATCTTGCCAAGCAACCGATTCCGCTACATGAATTTGAGACTGTAGGGCGTGGGGTGTCGAGAATGGGGGATGAGTCATCATTTGTAGTGAATGCAATTCCCAAGGCAGTTTCGGATATTGTGATGAAGTTGATGGCAAAGAATGCAGAGGATCGCTATCAAAGTGCTTGGGGAATTAAAGCAGATTTAGAACGTTGTCTGTGTCAACTTGAAGCAACAGGATGGATTGATGATATTCAACCAGGTCTACAGGATGTTTCCGAGCAGTTTCACATTCCCCAAAAGCTGTATGGGCGTGAAGTGGAGATAGCAGCATTATTAGCAGCGTTTGACAGAGTAGCAGAGCAGGAGAGTGCAGGAGTAGAGGAGTATGGGAGTAGAGGAGTAGAGGAGCAATCTAACATTCCCCTCTACCCTTCCACCCCTCTACCTCTCCAACCTACCCATAGCAAGTTAACCCTGGTCTCTGGCTATTCTGGTGTCGGCAAGTCAGCGTTAGTACAAGAACTTTATAGACCGATTACAGCAAGGCGTGGGTATTTTACCTCTGGTAAATTTGATCAGTTGCAGCGTAACATTCCCTACAGTGCCATTGTGGATGCCTTACGAAAACTGGTGCAGCAACTGTTGAGTGAACCGGATCAGCAAGTACAACGGTGGCGATCGCACCTCCTCAATGCGCTGGAAAGTAACGGGCAACTCATCATTGATGTCATCCCTGAAGTAGAGCTGATTATTGGTGAGCAACCCCCTATACCAGAAGTTGGGGCAGCAGAAGCTCAGAATCGTTTCAATCGAATCTTTCAGCAATTTATTCGGGTGTTTTGTTCCCAGGATCATCCACTGGTCATCTTTCTGGATGATTTGCAGTGGATTGACTCTGCTACGCTGAAGTTAATTGAGCTGATGCTGCTCGATGAGCAAACTCAAGCCCTGTTTCTAATTGGAGCTTATCGTGACAATGAAGTTACTGCTATCCATCCACTAGCATTGTCATTGGAAAACTTACGAAAGCAAGGGGTCGTACCTCATAATATCGTTCTATCCCCCCTAACGCTGGAACCACTGAATCAATTAATTGCTGAGACACTACATCAAACTGTTGACACGGTTGCTTCTTTAGCCGAGTTAGTGTTGCATAAAACCGAGGGCAATCCCTTCTTTGTGGGTGAATTTTTGCGATCGCTATACAGTGAAAATCTCTTAAACTTTGATCTTGAACAGCGAAACTGGCAGTGGAACATTGCTCAAATTGAAGCTCAGAACATCACCGATAATGTAGTGGAGTTGCTGCTGTTCAAATTAAAGAAACTATCAGAAGACACTCAGCAGCTACTTCAATTAGCCGCCTGCATTGGAGCTGAGTTTGATTTAGAGACATTGGCGATCGTATCGAATCAATCGCCTCAAACAATTTTCCAGAACTTATTCCCAGCAGTACAAACCGGACTCATTCAGCCTCTCTCTGAATTAGATGAGAACTTGTTAGTTCAAGAGTATAAGTTTTTACACGATCGCGTTCAGCAAGCTGCTTATGCTCTCATTGATGAGTCGCAGAAACAAGGGGTACATCTGCAAATCGGTCGCGATTTACTCGAAAGGACGTTGCCAGAACAACTAGCAGAGCGGTTGTTTGAAATCGTTGACCATCTGAATTGTGGAACCGAATTAATTACGGATCAATCTGAACGGAGTAAGCTTGCCGAACTGAATTGGCAAGCTGGTCAGAAAGCGATGGCAGCGATGGCTCATGAAGCTGCTTTTAAGTATTTCAATACAGGGCTTAAACTCCTTGATGTAGAGAGTTGGCAGCGTGAGTATAACCTGACGTTAGCGTTGTATTCAGAGGCAGCGGAGGCAGCATACCTCAGTGGTCACTATGACGAAATGGAGCAGCTCGTAGACGTAGTACTCAGCCATGCAAAGACAGTGCTTGACACCGTGAAAGCTTACGATAGCAGAATTCAATCATGGCTATCTAGGGGAGACCCGAAAGAAGCCCTGAAAGCTGGCTTGAAAGTGCTGCAACGCTTGGGAATTCATTTAATGGAATCTCCCAGTCAGTTAGATGTTCAAGCTGGATTAGAAGAAACCGCTTCACGGTTGGCTGGACGGGAAATCGAAGATTTGATTGATCTGCCAGAGATGACTGAACCTCTACCACTGGCAGCAATTTACACATTAGTCAGCACCGTGGGTTCAGCTTTTAATGTGAAACCCGCTTTGATGGTGCTGATTGTTTGCAAGATGGTCGATCTATCGATTGCCCATGGAAACGCGATCTGGTCAGTTCTGGGTTATGCTGCCTATGGCATGATGCTCTGTGGCGTTGTCCAAGACCTTGAGCTGGGTTATCGATTTGGCCAACTATCCCTCAATTTAGCGAAGCGATTGAATAACAAGAGAGGGAACTGCAAAGCATTACTGATGGTGAATTTCCATATCATTCACTGGAAAGCTCACCTTAAAGAGACATTCCCTAGTCTAGTGGAAGCTTATCAAAGCGGGATAGAAAGTGGAGAGTTTGAATTTGCAAGTTATTGTGCATTTAGCCTCTGTTATTGCCCCTTTTTTGCAGGACAAGAACTAACCGAACTGGAGCAACAAACCGCGATTTATCGGAAAGCCACTGCTCAAATTAGACGAGAGACTGCTGCTACCTGGCTCGCTATGTTGCAGCAAACGATCCTGAACCTGCAAGGGCAATCTGAAAACCCAAGTCACTTAGTGGGGTGTCTCTATGACGAAGAGCAAGCAATAGCACAGGCGATCGCTGCCAAGGATGGAACGAGTCTTCACTACTTTTATTTGAATAAACTAATTCTATGCTACCTGTTTGGGGAATATGAGCAGGCGGCACAAACGGCTATTTTGTCAGAGCAATATTTAAGTGCAGCCACAGCATTAGTTTCTGTACCTCCATTTCATTTCTATGACTCCCTAATATTTTTGAGCTTATGGGCAAATGCTTCCGATGCTGAGAAGGAAAATTGGCTGAATCGCGTTAATGCCAATCAGGAGAAGATGCAGACATGGGCACACCACGCCCCCATGAATTTTTTGCATAAATTTCAGTTAGTTGAGGCAGAGAAAGCGCGAGTTTTGGGTCAGTTTTTTGAGGCAGAGGAGCTTTATGAACAAGCCATCCAAGGGGCTAAGGAAAATGAGTATCTTCAAGAAGAAGCATTAGCCTATGAGTTGGCTGCCAAACATTACTTGGCTCGTGGTCGAGAAAAGTTTGCTCAACTCTACATGAAGGAAGCCCACTACTGCTATGAGCGGTGGGGCGCAACTGCAAAAGTCAATGATTTAGAAACTCGCTATCCACAGTTTTTTCCTCAATCGCTGAATGTGGCTCCTATACCAGTTCGTACCACTACTGGAACGATGTCTAACACCTCACAGGTCGCTTTCGATTTAGAAACCGTGATACGAGCATTCCAAGCCATCTCTCGTGAAATTGAACTGGAGCAGTTGCTCCGTTCGTTGATGCAGATCTTGATTGAGAATGCTGGCGCACAAACTGGATTCCTGATTCTTGAAGAATCAGGAGAATGGACAATCGAAGCGACTTGTGAACTCGTTGATGGTGAGCAAGGTTGCACTACACAAGTACTGCAATCAGTTCCAATCGCAAATCGCTTACCTGAATCAATTGTTCATTATGTGATTCGCACGCATGAATCTGTCATCTTAAATGATGCAACTCGTGAAGGTAATTTCATTAATGAGCCCTATATTCAGCAGAACCAGACTCAATCCCTTCTTTGTTTGCCACTGTTGAATCAAAATAAGCTTGTTGGCGTGCTGTATCTAGAAAATCAATCAGTAACTGGGGTATTCACAGCAGAGCGATCGCAACTCTTGAATTTGCTCTCGACTCAAGCGGCGATTGCGATCGAGAATGCCAAACTATACTCAGAGCAGCACGCTAGCAAAAGTCGAATGACTCAATTTTTAGAAGCAATTCCAATTGGAGTTGCAGTTGTGGATGCGGTGGGTCGCCCTTACTACTTCAATCAACAGGCCACTCAGCTGATCGGCAAAGGGGTTATTTCTTCTGTAACAATGGATCAACTGACAGAGACATATCAAGCCTATATAGCTGGAACGAATCAAAAATATCCTACTGAACAACTCAATTTATATCGGGCATTGAGAGGTGAACGCACAAGAACAGATGATTTAGAAATTCACCGAGACAACACCATCATTCGACTCGAGATTTGGGGCACTCCTGTTTTTGATGAACAGGGCAATGTCGTTTATGGAATCGTTGCCTTTCAAGACATTACTGAGCGTAAACAAGCAGAAAAGCTGTTGGCTGACTACAACCGCACCTTAGAGCAACAGGTCGCAGAACGGACAGCCGCTTTAGTGAAAAGCGAAGCTGAACTACGCCAGGTCTACGATGAGCTTCGCTTACGAGAAGAAGAATTACGAGTGATTACAGACGCTCTACCCGTTTGCATCACCTATGTCGATGCCAACCAGCGTTATCGATTTGCCAACCGTACCTATGAGGAATGGTTTCACCGTAGTCCAGGTGAGATTCTGGGTAAGCATGTTCGCGAAAATTTGGGTGAGGCGTCTTATCAAGTGGTTCAACCCTACATCGATCAAGCACTGGCAGGGCAAATCACAACCTATGAGGCAGAAATTCCGTGTGTGTTTGGCAAGAAATATATCAGTAACTCCCTTATCCCTGATATCGATTCTAATGGTCAAGTGAAAGGATACTATGGTTTGATTGCCGATATTAGCGATCGCAAACGTGCTGAGGATTCCTCAATTTTGGAAGAGCGCAACCGTATGGCACGAGAAATTCATGATACATTGGCACAGTCCTTTACTGGCATTCTGCTGCAAGTAGGAGCGGCGACACAGCTGCTGTCTAATGATTCGGAGACAGACTTAGCACATTTGGAAATACTGGAAATCATTGATGAGCTAGCCCGCACTGGGCTAGCTGAAGCGCGTCGCTCCGTGGCGGCTCTCCGTCCTCAGCTGTTGGAAGAAGGTAATTTACAGGATGCTATGGAACGTCTTGTTAATCAAATGCGAGTAACTGCTAATACTACTCTGATTTATCAAGCCCAGGGTGAGGCCTTTCCTCTGCCAGCTGAAGTAGAAAATCATCTACTCCGAATTGGACAGGAAGCATTAACCAATGCCATGAGATATGCAAATGCAAGCGAGATCTTAGTTGAGTTGATGTACAACAGCACCCAGTGCCTTTTACGGATCAAAGATGATGGACAAGGCTTTGGGGTTGGTAGTATCTCATCAGGTAGTGGTTTTGGTTTGCTAGGTATGAGTGAACGGGCAGAGCATATTGGCGCACAATTGACGATTCAAAGTCAACCTGGACAGGGAACAGAAATTACTGTCATTGTTAATCGAGCGTGA
- a CDS encoding SDR family NAD(P)-dependent oxidoreductase, giving the protein MSTEQKVAVITGASQGIGAALVKAYRDRNYRVVAISRSIESSDDDGVVVVSGDIADRKTAERAIIEGVTRFGRIDTLINNAGIFIAKPFTEYTEADYAAYLGTNIAGFFHITQLAIAEMEKQGSGHIVQISTSLVDNPMAGVPSVLASLTKGGLNAATKSLAIEYAKRGIRVNAIALGIIKTPMHPPETHAQLAALHPIGHIGEISDVVDAILYLESANFVTGEILHVDGGQSAGH; this is encoded by the coding sequence ATGAGCACTGAACAAAAAGTTGCTGTAATTACTGGCGCGTCGCAAGGGATCGGCGCAGCTCTTGTTAAGGCATACCGCGATCGCAACTATCGAGTGGTCGCCATCTCACGCTCAATCGAGTCATCTGACGATGATGGAGTCGTGGTGGTGTCCGGTGACATCGCCGATCGCAAAACGGCTGAGCGTGCAATCATCGAAGGCGTAACGCGATTTGGGCGCATCGACACCCTTATCAATAACGCTGGCATCTTCATCGCCAAACCGTTTACTGAATATACCGAAGCAGACTATGCGGCGTATCTAGGTACCAACATTGCTGGCTTCTTTCACATTACACAATTGGCGATCGCTGAGATGGAGAAGCAAGGCAGCGGTCATATCGTGCAGATCTCAACTAGCCTGGTGGACAACCCGATGGCAGGTGTACCCTCTGTCCTCGCATCACTCACAAAAGGTGGACTGAATGCCGCAACCAAATCATTGGCGATCGAGTATGCCAAGCGCGGGATTCGGGTGAATGCGATCGCACTGGGTATCATCAAAACGCCCATGCATCCCCCTGAGACTCATGCTCAGCTTGCGGCTCTGCACCCAATCGGTCATATAGGCGAGATTTCCGATGTTGTTGATGCCATCCTCTACCTCGAATCCGCCAACTTTGTAACGGGCGAAATCCTTCACGTCGATGGTGGACAGAGTGCGGGGCATTAA
- a CDS encoding DsbA family protein, with amino-acid sequence MTYNYFNSFLAIPPSEHDHHHGLLNAAVVLVMYGDYECFQSATVYRLVKAAQQKLKASLGDHNSCFIFRHFPQLQIHPHAQRAAEAVEAAATQNQFWPMHEMLFIHQQELANGFLVEYAHRLGLDIPRFLQDLSEGIYVDRIITDIQSGYRSGIEAAPALFIKGVRYHERWTIEQLIAAIVAAIG; translated from the coding sequence ATGACTTACAACTACTTTAATAGCTTTCTAGCTATACCACCTTCAGAGCATGATCATCATCATGGTCTGTTGAATGCCGCTGTAGTGCTCGTTATGTATGGAGATTATGAATGTTTTCAGAGTGCAACTGTCTATCGATTAGTTAAAGCTGCCCAGCAAAAGCTGAAAGCTTCGCTAGGAGATCACAATTCGTGTTTTATCTTTCGTCATTTCCCTCAGCTGCAAATTCATCCTCATGCTCAGCGAGCAGCGGAAGCAGTGGAAGCAGCTGCAACTCAAAATCAATTTTGGCCAATGCATGAGATGTTGTTTATTCATCAACAGGAGTTGGCAAATGGCTTTCTGGTAGAGTATGCCCATCGTCTAGGGCTGGACATTCCTCGTTTTTTGCAAGATTTGTCTGAAGGAATTTATGTTGATCGCATCATTACAGACATTCAGAGCGGATATCGAAGTGGAATAGAAGCTGCACCAGCTTTGTTTATTAAAGGGGTTCGTTATCACGAGCGTTGGACGATTGAGCAATTGATAGCAGCTATTGTGGCAGCAATTGGTTAA
- a CDS encoding oxidoreductase, with protein sequence MKTQKVWFITGASRGFGFEIARAALEAGDRVVATVRSQPGQLAAILDNHPELDVVQMDVTQEDEVKVAVKRAIARFGRVDVLVNNAGYGMVTAIEEATDAEVRKQYDTNVFGLLNVTRAVLPYLRQQKSGHIINISSLFGYDAIPGWGLYGSTKFAVEGLSKGLAVELAPLGIHVTVVAPGLFSTDFLSTDSYVTAKTIIADYQETVGPMRSGADALHGNQPGDPKKFAQVILQVANTDHPPLHLPVGKDAIGMYQNNAAKVAQDIEAWLPVATSTDHDHRVAA encoded by the coding sequence ATGAAAACGCAAAAAGTATGGTTCATTACCGGAGCCTCCAGAGGCTTTGGGTTCGAGATTGCTAGAGCAGCCCTGGAAGCAGGCGATCGCGTCGTAGCAACAGTTCGTAGTCAGCCCGGACAACTCGCCGCCATTTTGGATAATCACCCGGAACTGGATGTAGTGCAGATGGATGTCACCCAGGAAGACGAGGTAAAAGTGGCAGTTAAACGAGCCATTGCCCGTTTCGGTCGGGTTGATGTCTTAGTCAATAATGCCGGGTATGGCATGGTAACGGCGATCGAAGAAGCCACAGATGCCGAAGTTCGCAAACAGTATGACACCAACGTGTTTGGGCTACTGAACGTGACTCGTGCTGTGTTGCCGTACCTGCGTCAGCAAAAGTCTGGGCACATCATCAATATCTCATCGTTGTTTGGCTACGATGCCATTCCAGGTTGGGGATTATACGGCTCTACCAAATTTGCGGTTGAAGGTCTTTCAAAAGGGCTGGCGGTCGAATTGGCACCGCTCGGCATCCACGTTACGGTAGTTGCTCCTGGTCTGTTTAGCACCGACTTCCTCAGCACTGACTCCTATGTTACGGCTAAAACCATCATCGCCGATTACCAGGAAACCGTAGGACCGATGCGGAGTGGAGCTGATGCGCTACACGGCAACCAACCCGGTGATCCGAAAAAGTTTGCCCAGGTGATTCTCCAAGTTGCCAATACGGATCATCCTCCGCTGCACTTACCTGTCGGAAAGGACGCGATCGGGATGTACCAAAACAACGCTGCAAAAGTAGCACAGGACATCGAAGCCTGGTTGCCCGTTGCGACCAGCACCGACCATGACCACCGTGTTGCGGCTTAG
- a CDS encoding VOC family protein — MIFSVSDVERTKAFYENLGWRFDIDVVEGDFRGVHFTPPNSDASILFGKGVTPNNSGSVQNLVLGVDDLDAARADLIARGVNVSEIFHYPGGPFNNTLENSRVTGRDPQGRSYFSFASFEDPDGNLWLLQEITTRIPGRLWDTPQTDVATLATLLRETAEHHDHYEKTHGEHDWWDWYAPYLSARQNGSSPEEAAAIADRYMEELLPVLSR, encoded by the coding sequence GTGATATTCAGCGTTTCTGATGTTGAGCGCACAAAGGCATTCTATGAAAATCTTGGCTGGCGATTCGACATCGACGTGGTAGAAGGTGACTTTCGCGGCGTACACTTTACACCGCCCAACTCAGATGCCTCAATTCTCTTCGGCAAGGGAGTCACTCCGAACAATTCTGGCTCCGTGCAAAACCTGGTTCTCGGTGTGGATGACCTCGATGCTGCCCGCGCAGATTTGATTGCTCGTGGTGTCAACGTCAGTGAAATCTTCCACTACCCTGGTGGTCCTTTTAACAACACTCTAGAGAACTCCCGTGTTACTGGGCGCGACCCGCAAGGTCGTTCCTACTTCTCCTTTGCTTCCTTTGAAGACCCGGACGGAAACCTCTGGCTACTCCAGGAAATCACAACGCGGATTCCGGGTCGTCTATGGGACACTCCACAAACCGACGTTGCCACCCTTGCCACCCTCCTCCGCGAGACGGCAGAGCACCACGATCACTACGAGAAGACTCACGGTGAGCATGACTGGTGGGACTGGTACGCACCCTATCTAAGTGCTCGTCAAAATGGCAGCAGCCCAGAAGAAGCTGCCGCCATAGCTGATCGCTACATGGAAGAGCTTTTGCCCGTTCTTTCGAGATGA
- a CDS encoding NIPSNAP family protein: protein MVDRVRGIKGMIYELRIYHAMPGRLPALISRFQNHTLKIWEKHGIRQAGFWTTLIGESESNQLTYLLAWNNLAEREERWNAFLADPEWIAIKTETEKNSPLVQNISNELLAPTAFSSVK, encoded by the coding sequence ATGGTGGACAGAGTGCGGGGCATTAAAGGCATGATCTACGAATTACGCATTTATCACGCCATGCCTGGACGGCTACCCGCGTTGATTTCGCGCTTCCAGAACCACACATTAAAGATTTGGGAGAAGCATGGTATCCGTCAGGCTGGATTTTGGACAACGCTGATTGGCGAGAGTGAGAGTAATCAACTCACCTACCTGCTCGCCTGGAATAACCTGGCTGAGCGTGAGGAGCGATGGAACGCATTCCTCGCTGACCCTGAATGGATTGCGATCAAAACTGAAACCGAGAAGAACAGTCCACTGGTGCAGAACATCAGCAATGAGTTGTTAGCACCAACCGCTTTTTCCTCAGTGAAGTGA
- a CDS encoding DUF6130 family protein produces MPKLNKVRYTIKARTISTFVLLSGLLAILFVAVVLLAPPDRVLAQQSAQASAQAQVMTVASARDIRGPSPYIAIENEPAPKLIVDPPLPEGLVQGVYWAQYRVENLRIVPVFGASAVQVSPRAGHLHVIVDDLPWWWADASDNNTVDIANLPPGQHKVRIELVDPNHNIFPGQVVTQTFTIPGYESAHLH; encoded by the coding sequence ATGCCTAAACTAAACAAAGTACGCTACACAATCAAAGCTCGCACCATAAGTACTTTCGTCCTACTCTCAGGGCTTCTCGCCATACTCTTTGTAGCAGTAGTGTTACTGGCACCGCCCGATCGCGTGTTGGCGCAGCAATCGGCCCAGGCTAGCGCACAAGCCCAGGTCATGACCGTGGCAAGCGCGAGGGATATTCGCGGCCCTTCACCCTACATTGCGATCGAGAATGAACCCGCACCCAAGCTAATCGTCGATCCCCCGCTTCCCGAAGGGTTGGTTCAAGGGGTCTACTGGGCGCAATATCGGGTGGAGAACTTGCGTATCGTACCTGTATTTGGAGCGAGTGCTGTCCAGGTCTCTCCACGGGCTGGGCACCTGCACGTCATCGTCGATGATCTGCCCTGGTGGTGGGCGGATGCGAGTGACAACAACACAGTTGACATCGCGAACCTGCCGCCTGGTCAACACAAGGTACGGATCGAGTTAGTTGACCCTAACCACAATATCTTCCCCGGACAGGTGGTGACGCAGACATTCACTATACCTGGCTACGAGAGCGCACACCTGCACTAA